The Corynebacterium occultum sequence TGCGGGAACTCAACTGTTGGGCGGCGTCCTGAAGCAGGGTTTTCCCCAGACGTCGCATGGCCTGCGGGGACAACCGCAGCGAACCATCCGCACGATTTCGCAGCAAGCCGCCCTCCTTCATGGCACGTTCGATCTCAGCCAGAGTTCTGGCGTTGACTCCCGCCTCCTCACCGAGCTGGCGGGTCAGGGCATCAAGGTCGATATCGGTGTGGGCCTGGCTGAGTTGATCACTCAAGGAATCAAGTTCCGCCAGATCCTGCACCGCACCGGTGCCATCACCCAGGCCCAGGCCCTGATCGCCGGAGAAATCCTCGGCACCGGACCAGCCCAGATCTGGGCGCAGGGACTGCAGATTGCCGTCGAGCTGGGCCAGTTCCGCCATGAGTTCCGGGGAGCCGAAAGCCTGGGCGGAGAGCTCCATCAGTTCCTGGCGCTGCTCCTCACTCATGGAGTTCAGCATGCGTTGGGCGGCGGCGGAGCGCTTGGCCATCGCATCGATCAGCTCATCCACATTCTGGGGATTCTCCGGGAAATGCTGGCCGTGTCTGGCCATGAACTCGGCAAAATCAGCAGTGGTGTCCGCACCACTGCGGTGCTTGGCCAGCAGGGTATTCAGGTCCTGCAGCATCTCCTTGATCGCTGCACGGTCCTCATCGGTGGCCCCTTCCAGGGCCTGTTTCATTCCGGCGAAGCGCTGATCAAGCACCTCACGGCCGAGCAGGTCCTTGATCTGGGAGAACTTTTCCCGGGCATCGGTGGCCTGCCAGTCATAGTTGGATAATTCGCGGACGGCTGCGGCAGTGGAGGTGGGCAGGTTGTTCAGCTGCAGCTCCCGGAAGTCGCGGTCGGTGTCCTCCATGGTGATGTCCCGGGCGAGCTGGCCGCGTTCGGCGAGTACCGCCTCGTCGAGAAGCTTTTTCACTTCCTTGAGGGTGCCGCCGAGGTTATGACGCTGCAGTAGTTCGCGCCGCCTCTCCATGGCCTTCCTGGCCAGATCATCGAAGCCGGCCCGGCGCAGGTATTCGCGGAGGGCATGCTCGGGGGAGTAACCGGCCATGACATCCTCGGCGATGGCATCCAGGGCGGTGGAGACATCGACCGGGGGAGCGAGTGGATCCGGCCCGCCGGTGTAGCGGCCATAACGGGAACGGCGGGGACCACCGGTGTGGGCGTTGGACATGGCGGCCTCCTCAGCCGTAGATGGTTTCACCCTGGCCGGAGTCCTTGGTGATCTTCCGGGCCAGGTAAAGGGCCTCCAGGGCGAGCTCGATGGCACTGGCTCGGCTGCCCACATCAGTGGCACCGAACTTGGCGGCGATTTCCTCATAGAGGTCGGATTCCCCGAGCTCCGGCAGTCCGGCGAGGAATTCGGTGGCGGTGACCTGCTCACCGGTGGAGACGGTGGTGGATCCGTCCAGGGCTCCGATCAGTGGGGTGAGGTCCACTCCGCGTAGCCGGGCACGCACAGCTTCTGCGGTGGCGGTACGCAGCAGGTAGGCCAGCACCTCCCATTCCCGTCCCTCCTCACCGGACTCGAACTCGACCTTGCCGCCGAGTACATCCACGGCGGCCTCCAGGTCCACCAACCGGGCCACCGCATCCTCCTCACCGCGGATGGTGGCACGATGTCGGGCGGCGGCTGCCACAGTTTCGGCACCCGCAATGGCGAAACGGGCGGAGACACCGGCCCGCTGGTTCACCGCCGGGGATTCACGCAGCGCCCGGGTGTAGCGGGCCAGGATCTCCACCAGCACCTCCGGAACCTCGGCAACCAGGTTGGTCTCCTGCCGGATCACCGCGATCTCATCTTCCAGGGCGAGTGGGTAGTGGGTGCGGATCTCCGCGCCAAAACGATCCTTGAGCGGGGTGATGATCCGCCCACGGTTGGTGTAGTCCTCCGGGTTGGCGGAGGCCACGACCAGCACATCCAGTGGCAGGCGTAGCACATAACCACGGATCTGCACATCCCTTTCCTCCATCACATTGAGCATGGAGACCTGGATGCGCTCAGCCAGGTCAGGCAGCTCATTGATGGCCACGATGCCGCGGTTGGAACGCGGGATCAGACCATAGTGGATGGTCTCGGGGTCGCCCAGATGCCGACCCTCCGCCACCTTCATCGGGTCAATGTCACCGATGAGGTCCGCCACCGAGGTGTCCGGGGTGGCCAGCTTCTCCGAATAACGTTCCTCCCGGCTCAACCAGGTGATGGGCAGCCCCTCGCCCTCTTCAGCGATGCGGCGGCGGGTGGCCTCGGTGATGGGTTCAAAGGGATGTTCCCGCAGATCAGAGCCTGCAACGGCGGGGGTCCACTCATCGAGCAGCCCGGTCAGGGAACGCAGCAGGCGGGTCTTGCCCTGGCCACGTTCACCGAGCAGCACGATATCGTGGCCGGCGATCAGCGCCCTCTCAACCTGGGGGATCACGGTGTGTTCCAGGCCGTGCAGGCCGGGCCAGGGATCTTCGCCGGAGGCCAGCTTGGCCAGCAGATTCCCGCGAATTTCCTCACGCAGGGGACGGTGGACATGACCGGCGGCCCTCAGCTCACCGATCGTGGACATCATGGGAGGTTGGCTCACAAGCCCCAGGCTATAGGGCAATCCCCCTGCCGTCGACCACCCCCTGTAATCCGTGACACACCCGGCGGCACATGGGTAGGCTCCGGGACGATGGACACTTTCAACTTCAGCCCCGCCCCGGACTCCACCATGATCCTCCTGGTGCGCCATGGTGTCACCCCCACCACCGGCCAGGTGCTGCCCGGCCGCGCACCCGGCCTACACCTGAGCGAAAAGGGGGAGGAGCAGGCACAACTGGTGGCCCAACGACTCCGGGGCCTGGAGCTCAAGGCGCTCTACAGCTCACCCATGGAACGCACCCGGGAGACCGCCGCGCCCGCGGCTCTGCTCTTCAACCTGGACCCGCTCATCGATTCGGGCCTGGTGGAATGTGATTTCGGGGAGTGGACCGGGGCGCAACTTAAGGAACTGAGCGCGCTGCCGGAGTGGAAGAGCGTGCAGGAAACTCCCTCCACCTTCCGTTTCCCCGGTGGCGAAAGCTTCGTGGAGATGCAGAAACGCATGGTGAGCGCACTACGGCGCATCGCTGCCCGACACCCCGGGGAGGTGGTGGCCTGCTTCAGCCATGCCGACCCCATCAAGTGCGCGGTGGCGGAGCTTTCGGGCACTGAACTCGATGCCTTCCAGAAAATCCAGATTGACCCCGCCAGCATCTCCCTCGCAGAGTTTCACCGTGACGGCCGCACCGAGATCCTGCTGCGCAACTCCAACGCCGGTGCCCTGCGAAGGCAATGATGAATCCGCCCTTCACCACTGAACTTGAAGTACTCCGGCACGGGGAGCTGGAGATCATCGCCCAGCTCCCGGAATCCAGCAACCTCGCCCTCGTGCTCGCAGCCGCCCTGGGGGAGAACTATGGCTGGGCGATCTATAAACCACTGATGGGGGAGCAGCCCCTGCATGATTTCGCGCCGGGTCTGCATACCCGGGAGGAAGCAGCTTTTCTGCTCAGCGAGAGCCTCGGCTGGCATATTGTCCCGCCGACCATCACCCGGGAAAATGCTCTCTTCGGTCCGGGTTCCCTGCAGTGGTACATCGACAATGAGGGCGATCATTATTTCCCTCTCCTGGAGACCCGCCCTGATCTGCATGATCAGCTCTTCCGTCTGGCGGTATTCGACCTGCTCAGCAATAACACGGATCGAAAATCCGGCCATGTGCTTATCGACGCCGCGGGCCACATCTGGGGCATCGACCACGGGCTCTGCTTCCATGCGGCCCCCAAACTGCGCACCGTGATCTGGGATTTCGCTGGCGAGGAAATCCCGGAGAATCTGCTGACCGCGGTGGCGCCCCTGGCGGAGGAAGTGCCGGGGCAGATCGCCGCACTGCTCTCGGCGGAGGAGGTCGACGCCCTGAAGCAACGTGCCTCCCGTATCCTGCGCCTGCCTTTTCTGCCCCATCCCAGGTCACGCCGCCACTATCCCTGGCCGCTGATTTAGGCACTATGGTGGGGGTCACACTAGATTTCAGGAGAGGATCCACATGTCCGATGTAACTGAACTCGCCCGCCAATTCGCCCAGGCCCACGCCTCCGGTGAAATGCTGGTACTGCCCACCGTCTGGGACACCTGGAGCGCAGGGGTCGCCGCTGACGCAGGTTTTAAGGGGCTGACCATTGGTAGCCATCCGGTTGCCGATGCCATCGGAAGTTCCGATGGCGAAAACATGGATCTTGGCGACTACCTGCAGCAGATCCGGAGGATCGTGGATGCGGTTGACCTCCCCGTCAGTGCTGATGTGGAATCCGGTTATGGGCTGGAACCTGCGGAACTGATCCACCGTCTGATCGAAGCCGGTGCTGTCGGAGCCAATATCGAGGATGTGGTGCACTCCGAAGGCAAGCGGGTGCGTGAACGCCAGGAGCATGCGGACTATATCGCCGCTGCCCGCCAGGCCGCCGATCAGGCCGGGGTGGAGTTCGTGATCAATGGCCGCACCGATGCCGTCAAGCTCGGCAAGGAGGTATTTGCTGACCCGCTCGCCGAAGCCGTGGAAAGAGTGAAGCTGATGGAGCAGGCGGGGGCCCGGGCCGTCTATCCGGTGGGTCTGAGCAGCGCAGATGAGGTAAAGACCCTGGTGGCGGCGGTCTCGGTGCCGCTGAACGTCACCGCCCACCCCGTGGAGGGACATGGGGCGGGCGGGTTGGAGGACCTCAAGCAGCTTGATGTCCGCCGCATCACCTTCGGCCCCCTGTGGCAGAAGTGGCTGTCCGCGGTATCGGCGGAACAGCTGGCCAAGTGGGCCTGAACGCGGCGTCGATAAGCGCCTAGTCCAGTGGGAGGATGAGCAGCTCGGTGGACTCCTCCATGAGCTGCTCGACAGCCAGTTCCTCCCGGGTGGCGTTGTCGACCTCCTGCTTCTCCACCTCGATGACACTCTGATCACCGGTCTCCTTCTCCTGCTGCAGCGAGAAGGTGCGTGCCTTCGGGGCGTCGAGCTCGATACCGAAGAAGGTGTCCAGACCCTTCACATTGAACTGGGTGGACATATAACGGCTGTTATTGCTGGTGTTCCACTGGGAAACCACCAGATCCAGATTGTCCAGGGTTGAGGTCGGAGTGATGTAGGCCCCATAGAGCTGGGTGAAGTTGGTGGGGCTCTGCTCGACCCGCCAGCCGCCATAACCGGAGACGATGACATTGGCGGGTTCGATCTCATCCCAGTCCCGGTCGATGGTCTCCGAGATCCGCACCTCGATCGCCATGGTTTCGGCATTGAACATGGCCAGCACCCAGTGTCCCTGGATATAGCGCAGGGACATCTCCCCGGCCTTGACCTTCTTGTCCAGGATCGGGGTGGCGGTCCGGCCCCAGGTGCCGCTGCCATCGGCATTGAGATTGTAGTGCTGCCAGGCATTGCGCTTGCCGATGTCCTCGGGGAGGAAACGGGTCAGGTAGACATCATCGGCACGCTTGAAGGATGAGGACGCCATGTAGACATAACCGTCCGGGCCCATGTCCCAGGTGATCAGGTTGGCCTTGCCTCCCAGGTAGTTGGCCGGGGTGATGCTCACCGACTGCCAGGACTCACCCTGATCCTTGGATGACCAGATCTGGGTGCGCAGCACATTGCCCACGCCCTCATTCCACATGGCCTGCATGTAGAGGGTGCCGTCAATATTGATGATGTCGGAGGGCAGCAACGTCAGACCGCGGTCATTGTGGCGGTAGTTGACCAGCTGCTCAGCCTGCTCGCCCTCATTGAGGGGCCGCTTGATGTTGATCCGTCCGTTTTCATCCAGCTCCGCGACCACACCGACCGGGCTGATCCACTCACCTTGGCCGAAGCGTTCCCCGCGGAAGGAGTCACCGAAGATGATGGCGAATTCCTGCCCCTCCTCCAACCAGGCCATGGTGCCCAGGTCACCGCTCATGAAACCGACATGATCGGAAATGCCGGGGCCCAGGATGTCACCGATCAGGTTAACCATCAACCCCTCAGAGATGTCCTCCGTCCAGGGGGTGGCAGGTTCCTTTGGTTTCCGGGAGGAACTCGAGGATCCCGAAGACAGGGATGAACCTGAAGATCCGAAGGCGGAGGAGGACTGGGCATTGGCGACCGGTGCCAGAAGAGTGCAGCTCAGGGCGCCTGCCAGTGCCAGGGTGAAAGTGGGGAGAAGCTTTTTCAAGGTGGGTTCATTTCAGAGTTAAATGGCGTATTAGATTTGTCCCAGAGGACCGAGAGGTGACTCTAGCAACTGCCTGATCATTACGCCGGGAAAGCCCTGAAATTATGGGGGGAGTATGGCTCAAATAGTGTGTTATCCGAAAAACACCTCAGAAGAAGGCTGCGATGATCACCATCAGGGGTGGGAGGCTGGAGCCGATCATTCCCCGGATGCTACCGCCCCGGGGTTTCCAGAAACCCAGAAGATCCGAAAGGCCCATCGCCAACCCGGAGAGCAACATGTAGCAGGAGGCGGTGAGCACGATGATGGAACCACTCAGGCCATGTCCACTCCAGATCAACAGCAGCCCGGTGAGAACACCGCCAGCAGCGATCAGGTTCCGGAATCCGATCAAAAAGGCCCACATCTGCACGTCCTCCAGGTTCTTGCTTTCAACTCGAAGAAACTTTCTGGCGGCAGGTCTTTCATAAAAGAACATCTCCACCGGTGCCACCAGCAGCAGGGTGATGGCCCCTAAGAGAGCCGCGATCTGGGAGACGAGGTTGAGGGGAAGTTCCATGGTGGCCTCCTTGAGCTACCAGGGTGACAGCCCTCCGACCAGAGGTTGTCTCAAATTTTATCCCTCCAGCACTGTCCCAACCTGAGAGAAAAACCAACTTATGGAGGCGTTTCGGCGCGTCTTGACAGCGGAACCCAATCCCAGCCACCTGTACCAAATGTGATCCCGGACACGGTGTCCTTTTTCGCTGTTAGACTCACCTATATGCGCCGGATCTTCGCCATTGCGACAGTCATGACCATGTCTTTGGGAGTGAGCACCTGTGCCCAGGCCACCCCCTTTGACTCCAGCTCATCTTCCTCACCGGGTTCATCCCTGGAAGGTTCTTCGCCAGGATCCTCAACCTCGGGTTCCGCTTTAGCCGATGATTTCAACCTCAGTGAGCATGGCAGTTTCGATGAGGGTTGGGCGATGAGTTTCCTGCCGGGCACCCCTTACTTGCTGATCAGTGAACGCGGTGGTGCCCTGCAGCTGCGTGGCCAGGAAAGTGGCCGGGTCCGCCAGGTCAGCGGCACTCCCGAGGTGTACTACGAGGGACAGGGTGGCCTGCATGATGTCATCCCTGGCCCCACCTTCGAGGAGGATGGCACCGTCTATCTCAGCTGGGCGAGGGAACACCCCGAAGGCGCTCAGGGCGTGGTGGGGCGCGGCACCCTGGACACCGAAAACGCCACCCTCAACGATCTGGAGGTGATCTGGGAACAGGCCCCGACCTCCGGGGAGGGTCACTTCGCGCTACGCCTGCTCGTCTATGATGGCTTCCTCCATCTGACCTCAGGGGACCGCCAGAAGATGAGCCCCGCTCAGGAGCTGGACAATAACCTGGGTGCCACGCTCCGCCTGACGCTGGATGGGGAGCCGGCGCCGGGCAATCCCTGGGATTCGGAGTTGTGGACCATCGGCCACCGTAACCCCTTGGGTATCGCCGCGGATGGGGAGGGAAATCTCTGGGTTTCAGAGATGGGTCCCCGAGGGGGCGATGAGTTGAATCTGCTGGTTGAGGGAAGTAATTACGGCTGGCCGGAGGCCTCCATGGGAGTTCACTATGATGGTTCCGCTATTCCGGACCATTCAGAGGAGGACGGTTTCCAGGCGCCCTCCGAGTACTGGGCACCCTCGATTTCCCCGGGTAGTCTGCTGATCTACCAGGGTGATCTCTTCCCTGACTGGCAGGGCACCGCTCTGGTCGGTGGGCTCTCCGGGCAGAACCTGGTGCATCTGCGTATCGACGCCCCCGAGGCTGCCATCGACGCGGAATGGGATGCCGGGGCACGTGTCCGCGCCCTGGCGGAAGCCCCCGACGGGGCCATCTGGGTGCTTGAGGATGGTGCCGGTGGGCGCCTGCTGGAGCTGCGCCCCCAGACTTAGGGAGTTCCTCAGCTCACTGCGAGGCTGAGGCTCTTATTCTGTAGTTCGACGGCGACGTCGATGAGCATGTCTTCCTGCCCACCGACATACCCCCGACGCCCGATCTCGCGCAGGATATCCTGCGCGGGTACCCCATACCGCTGCGAGGCCCGTTCCGCATGGAACAGGAAAGAGTTGTACACCCCCATCTGTCCCTGCACGATCGACCCCCGATCCATCATCGGCAACCGCTCCACCATCGGACGCAACACCTCCTCCGCAGCGTTTTGCAACCCGGTGACATCCACCCCACCGATATCCATCCCCAACCGATCAAACACCGTCGCCAACACCTCCAACGGCGCATTACCCGCACCCGCACCCAACCCATACAAGGTCCCGTCAACCTGGGTGGCACCCTCCCGCACCGCGAGCAGGGAATTAGCCACCCCGAAGCTCAAATTCTGATGCCCATGGAACCCGACCTCCGCATCCCCACCAACCTCATCCAGGACCGCACGGACCCGATCCGCGGCCTGCTCCATGATCAGATGCCCCGCGGAATCGACCACGAACACACACTCACACCCCGCATCCACCATGATCCTGGCCTGGGCCGCCAACTCGGCCGGGGCCAGGCGATGCGAGAGCATCAAAAACCCACCGGTCTCCAACCCCATCTCCCGGGCGGCCTGAAAATGCTGGATGGCAACATCCGCCTCCGAACAATGCGTCGCGATCCGCACCACCGACACCCCCCGCAGGGCGGCTTCCTTGAGATCCGCGATCGTCCCCACCCCGGGCAGCAACAGCGCGGCGATCTTGGCGTGGCGGGCCTCATCGACGGCTGCTTCGATCAGGTCGAGTTCATCGGTGCGGGAGAACCCGTAGTTAAACGTCGATCCCCCCAGCCCGTCACCGTGGGTGACCTCGATCATCTCGACGTGGGCGTCATCGAGGGCGCGGACCACCCGACGGACCTGGTCGGTGGTGTACTGGTGGCGCACCGCATGGGAACCATCACGCAGGGTGGAGTCATTGAGACGAATTGTGGTGCTCATAATATTGTCGTATCCCTTATCTTCTGAAAACGGCTGCTAGGAAGCGCTGAGTGCGAGGAGCTCGGCGTACTTGTCGGCGGTGGCCACCGCCGCGGAGGTGATGATGTCAAGGTTGCCGGCATACTCCGGCAGGTAATCCGCGGCCCCACGAACCTGAATCAGGATGGTCACCCTCGCCCACCCGTTCCAGTCCTCACGGGCCTGATCAAACTGCGGCTGTGCGGTGAGCTGGTAACCGGGCACATAGGCCTGGACCTCTGCCACGCGTTCCTCGATGGCGGCGGTGATCCGGTCCTGGAGGGCACCGGGTTCCCCGGCGGCGGCGGGCAGGGCACAGTAGACGGTGTTGCGCATCAGCATCGGGGGTTCCACCGGGTTGAGGACCAGCACGACCTTGCCTTTTTTCGCCCCTCCCAACTCGACCAGGGCATGTTGGGTGGTGTCGATGAACTCGTCGATGTTGGCGCGGGTACCGGGGCCGGCGGATTTCGAGGAGATCGAGGAGATCACCTCGGCGTATTCCACATCGACGACCGAGGACACGGCATGCACGATCGGGGTGGTCGCCTGCCCACCACAGGTGATCATGTTGACGTTGTCGACCGCCTGGAGGGCATCGAGGTTGACCGCGGGGCACAGGTAAGGGCCCACCGCTGCCGGGGTCAGGTCAATCGCGCGGATCCCGGCGGCCCGGTACTTCGGGGCGTTGGAGGCATGCGCTGCGGCGGAGGTCGCCTCGAACACCAGGTCTGGTTTCGGGTCCTGGGCGACCAGCCAGTCCACGCCTTCGGCGGAGACGGTCAGTCCCAACGCGGCGGCGCGTTTCAGCCCGTCCGAGGCGGGGTCGACACCGACCATGTAGATCGGTTCGATGTGGTGGGAGTTGTTGAGCAGTTTGATCAGCAGATCGGTGCCGATATTACCCGGACCAACGATCGCCGCCTTCAATTTCTGGGACATGTCTGTTCCTTAGATCGCATAGAAGAAAAGGGAAAAAGGGGGTCAGAAGAAGGTGATGTTGAGCTTGCCGAATGTGCCGTAGTCGACCTCAACGTCCGCACCCGGCGTGACGGGGGCGGCACCGCAGAAGCTACCGGTGAGGATGATGTCACCAGCCTTGAGTGGAACGGACTGGGCGGCCAGCACGCCGGCCAGCCACTTCAAGGGTTCCAGGGGGTGGCCCATGACCTCTGAGCCAGTACCTCGGCCGGTTTCGGTCCCGTTGACGGTCATCACTGCGGTGACCTGTGCGAGCTGATCAAGGGGGATGCCCACGGGTTCCGAGAGGATCACCGCACCGCAGGAGGCGTTGTCGGCGATGGTGTCCACCAGGGCGATGTTCCAGTCTTCGACACGGGAGTCGATGATCTCCACCGCGAGATAGACAGCATCGACGGCTGCGGCGACGTCGTCTAGCGTGGGATCTGCGGGCAGATCACGGCCGAGGCGGAACGCGAGTTCGGGTTCGACCTTCGGGGCGATGAACAGTGCGGTGGGGATGGGATCGGTATCCCGGTACATCATGGCATCGGTGAAGAATCCGAAGTCGGGGCTGTCGACACCGAGCTGGCGCTGCATAGCCAACGAGGTCAGACCGATCTTGCGGCCGACGACCTGCTCACCGCGGTCGATGAATGCCTGCTCCTG is a genomic window containing:
- a CDS encoding acetaldehyde dehydrogenase (acetylating) produces the protein MSQKLKAAIVGPGNIGTDLLIKLLNNSHHIEPIYMVGVDPASDGLKRAAALGLTVSAEGVDWLVAQDPKPDLVFEATSAAAHASNAPKYRAAGIRAIDLTPAAVGPYLCPAVNLDALQAVDNVNMITCGGQATTPIVHAVSSVVDVEYAEVISSISSKSAGPGTRANIDEFIDTTQHALVELGGAKKGKVVLVLNPVEPPMLMRNTVYCALPAAAGEPGALQDRITAAIEERVAEVQAYVPGYQLTAQPQFDQAREDWNGWARVTILIQVRGAADYLPEYAGNLDIITSAAVATADKYAELLALSAS
- a CDS encoding isocitrate lyase/PEP mutase family protein; the protein is MSDVTELARQFAQAHASGEMLVLPTVWDTWSAGVAADAGFKGLTIGSHPVADAIGSSDGENMDLGDYLQQIRRIVDAVDLPVSADVESGYGLEPAELIHRLIEAGAVGANIEDVVHSEGKRVRERQEHADYIAAARQAADQAGVEFVINGRTDAVKLGKEVFADPLAEAVERVKLMEQAGARAVYPVGLSSADEVKTLVAAVSVPLNVTAHPVEGHGAGGLEDLKQLDVRRITFGPLWQKWLSAVSAEQLAKWA
- a CDS encoding histidine phosphatase family protein translates to MDTFNFSPAPDSTMILLVRHGVTPTTGQVLPGRAPGLHLSEKGEEQAQLVAQRLRGLELKALYSSPMERTRETAAPAALLFNLDPLIDSGLVECDFGEWTGAQLKELSALPEWKSVQETPSTFRFPGGESFVEMQKRMVSALRRIAARHPGEVVACFSHADPIKCAVAELSGTELDAFQKIQIDPASISLAEFHRDGRTEILLRNSNAGALRRQ
- a CDS encoding DUF1304 family protein, coding for MELPLNLVSQIAALLGAITLLLVAPVEMFFYERPAARKFLRVESKNLEDVQMWAFLIGFRNLIAAGGVLTGLLLIWSGHGLSGSIIVLTASCYMLLSGLAMGLSDLLGFWKPRGGSIRGMIGSSLPPLMVIIAAFF
- the dmpG gene encoding 4-hydroxy-2-oxovalerate aldolase — encoded protein: MSTTIRLNDSTLRDGSHAVRHQYTTDQVRRVVRALDDAHVEMIEVTHGDGLGGSTFNYGFSRTDELDLIEAAVDEARHAKIAALLLPGVGTIADLKEAALRGVSVVRIATHCSEADVAIQHFQAAREMGLETGGFLMLSHRLAPAELAAQARIMVDAGCECVFVVDSAGHLIMEQAADRVRAVLDEVGGDAEVGFHGHQNLSFGVANSLLAVREGATQVDGTLYGLGAGAGNAPLEVLATVFDRLGMDIGGVDVTGLQNAAEEVLRPMVERLPMMDRGSIVQGQMGVYNSFLFHAERASQRYGVPAQDILREIGRRGYVGGQEDMLIDVAVELQNKSLSLAVS
- a CDS encoding sigma 54-interacting transcriptional regulator — protein: MSTIGELRAAGHVHRPLREEIRGNLLAKLASGEDPWPGLHGLEHTVIPQVERALIAGHDIVLLGERGQGKTRLLRSLTGLLDEWTPAVAGSDLREHPFEPITEATRRRIAEEGEGLPITWLSREERYSEKLATPDTSVADLIGDIDPMKVAEGRHLGDPETIHYGLIPRSNRGIVAINELPDLAERIQVSMLNVMEERDVQIRGYVLRLPLDVLVVASANPEDYTNRGRIITPLKDRFGAEIRTHYPLALEDEIAVIRQETNLVAEVPEVLVEILARYTRALRESPAVNQRAGVSARFAIAGAETVAAAARHRATIRGEEDAVARLVDLEAAVDVLGGKVEFESGEEGREWEVLAYLLRTATAEAVRARLRGVDLTPLIGALDGSTTVSTGEQVTATEFLAGLPELGESDLYEEIAAKFGATDVGSRASAIELALEALYLARKITKDSGQGETIYG
- a CDS encoding SCO1664 family protein, with protein sequence MMNPPFTTELEVLRHGELEIIAQLPESSNLALVLAAALGENYGWAIYKPLMGEQPLHDFAPGLHTREEAAFLLSESLGWHIVPPTITRENALFGPGSLQWYIDNEGDHYFPLLETRPDLHDQLFRLAVFDLLSNNTDRKSGHVLIDAAGHIWGIDHGLCFHAAPKLRTVIWDFAGEEIPENLLTAVAPLAEEVPGQIAALLSAEEVDALKQRASRILRLPFLPHPRSRRHYPWPLI
- a CDS encoding PQQ-dependent sugar dehydrogenase, producing MRRIFAIATVMTMSLGVSTCAQATPFDSSSSSSPGSSLEGSSPGSSTSGSALADDFNLSEHGSFDEGWAMSFLPGTPYLLISERGGALQLRGQESGRVRQVSGTPEVYYEGQGGLHDVIPGPTFEEDGTVYLSWAREHPEGAQGVVGRGTLDTENATLNDLEVIWEQAPTSGEGHFALRLLVYDGFLHLTSGDRQKMSPAQELDNNLGATLRLTLDGEPAPGNPWDSELWTIGHRNPLGIAADGEGNLWVSEMGPRGGDELNLLVEGSNYGWPEASMGVHYDGSAIPDHSEEDGFQAPSEYWAPSISPGSLLIYQGDLFPDWQGTALVGGLSGQNLVHLRIDAPEAAIDAEWDAGARVRALAEAPDGAIWVLEDGAGGRLLELRPQT
- a CDS encoding vWA domain-containing protein, giving the protein MSNAHTGGPRRSRYGRYTGGPDPLAPPVDVSTALDAIAEDVMAGYSPEHALREYLRRAGFDDLARKAMERRRELLQRHNLGGTLKEVKKLLDEAVLAERGQLARDITMEDTDRDFRELQLNNLPTSTAAAVRELSNYDWQATDAREKFSQIKDLLGREVLDQRFAGMKQALEGATDEDRAAIKEMLQDLNTLLAKHRSGADTTADFAEFMARHGQHFPENPQNVDELIDAMAKRSAAAQRMLNSMSEEQRQELMELSAQAFGSPELMAELAQLDGNLQSLRPDLGWSGAEDFSGDQGLGLGDGTGAVQDLAELDSLSDQLSQAHTDIDLDALTRQLGEEAGVNARTLAEIERAMKEGGLLRNRADGSLRLSPQAMRRLGKTLLQDAAQQLSSRTGARDARLAGASGEPTGSSRAWEFGDTQPWDVTTTVKNAIQRTAASGRVSDEGVRIEVRDVEVVETETRTQSAVVLLVDTSYSMAAEGRWVPMKKTALALHHLISTRFRGDQLALISFGRMAVNLDIEELTAMPPVREQGTNLHHGLLLAERFFAKHPTMEPTLLIVTDGEPTAHLESQGDAWFNWPTDPETLNKTVTQLDRVTRRGARTTFFRLGDDPGLERFLGQLADRVDGRVTSPDLEDLGAAVVGEYLRFRESGYEEMDWS
- a CDS encoding 2-keto-4-pentenoate hydratase, producing the protein MTTTATDALHDVAQDFLAAYESSQPIQPPRETIPNLDVTGAYRIQQLQEQAFIDRGEQVVGRKIGLTSLAMQRQLGVDSPDFGFFTDAMMYRDTDPIPTALFIAPKVEPELAFRLGRDLPADPTLDDVAAAVDAVYLAVEIIDSRVEDWNIALVDTIADNASCGAVILSEPVGIPLDQLAQVTAVMTVNGTETGRGTGSEVMGHPLEPLKWLAGVLAAQSVPLKAGDIILTGSFCGAAPVTPGADVEVDYGTFGKLNITFF
- a CDS encoding DUF4185 domain-containing protein, which produces MIGDILGPGISDHVGFMSGDLGTMAWLEEGQEFAIIFGDSFRGERFGQGEWISPVGVVAELDENGRINIKRPLNEGEQAEQLVNYRHNDRGLTLLPSDIINIDGTLYMQAMWNEGVGNVLRTQIWSSKDQGESWQSVSITPANYLGGKANLITWDMGPDGYVYMASSSFKRADDVYLTRFLPEDIGKRNAWQHYNLNADGSGTWGRTATPILDKKVKAGEMSLRYIQGHWVLAMFNAETMAIEVRISETIDRDWDEIEPANVIVSGYGGWRVEQSPTNFTQLYGAYITPTSTLDNLDLVVSQWNTSNNSRYMSTQFNVKGLDTFFGIELDAPKARTFSLQQEKETGDQSVIEVEKQEVDNATREELAVEQLMEESTELLILPLD